In a genomic window of Flammeovirga agarivorans:
- a CDS encoding bactofilin family protein: MGLFGNAEEAKKVVPQQSGNVTNNSIGQGTTLKGDVETHGILRMDGKLIGNLQCHSKLFLGNDGQVEGDVFAQNAEIEGEIHGKIEVAENLILRSSAVVHGDIITKSLTIDPGAVFNGQCQMGKERPLLASSTASSSESISVEQKEAEKDEAAQ; encoded by the coding sequence ATGGGATTATTTGGAAACGCAGAAGAAGCAAAAAAAGTGGTACCACAACAGTCAGGTAATGTAACTAACAACTCTATTGGCCAAGGAACTACATTAAAAGGTGATGTAGAAACACATGGTATCTTAAGAATGGACGGTAAATTAATTGGTAATTTACAATGTCATTCAAAATTATTCTTAGGTAATGATGGGCAAGTCGAAGGTGATGTTTTTGCTCAGAATGCTGAAATTGAAGGCGAAATTCATGGTAAGATTGAAGTTGCTGAAAATTTAATCTTAAGAAGCTCAGCAGTAGTTCATGGTGATATCATCACTAAATCGTTAACTATTGATCCAGGAGCAGTCTTTAATGGACAATGTCAAATGGGTAAAGAGCGTCCTCTTTTAGCTTCTTCTACAGCATCTTCATCAGAGAGTATCTCAGTGGAGCAAAAGGAAGCAGAAAAAGATGAAGCAGCCCAATAA